The Planctomycetota bacterium genome includes the window CTGCCACACTCGTCGTATGCTCAAGCTCAGTGGCTTTGCCGACGAAATCGGACCCGACCTCGACGATCAGATCCGCGTCTGCCGTGAGACGGGCGTGACGCACCTGGAGTTGCGGAGCGTCGGCGGTGAGAACGTGCTGGCGTTCACGCCGGAACGTCGCAAAGAGATCATGGCCAAGCTGAAGGACAACGGCCTGGGCGTCGTCAGCATCGGCAGCCCGTGCGGCAAAAAGCCGGCCACCAATGACGAGGCCTCGCTGCTGGAGATGTTCAAGATCGCCCACGAGGCGGCGGTCGATTTCGAGGCGCCGCTGATCCGCGTCTTCAGCTTCTACCCGCACGGCGGCGAAGGGGCCGGGCCGGTGGAGGCGATCCGCGACAAGGCGATCGAACTGCTGGCCAAGCAGGCCGAGATGCTCGAAGGCAGCGACGTCGTGATGGTCCACGAGAACGAGAAAGGCATCTTCGGCGATACTGGCCAGCGGTGCCTGGACCTCATGCAGAGCGTCGACTCGCCCAAGCTTCGCTCGGCCTTCGACTTCGCCAACTTCGTCCAGGTCGGCGACGACCCGGCGGACAACTGGCCGCTGCTCAAGCCGTACACGGCCCACATTCACATCAAGGACGCCAAAGCCGGCAGCGGCGAGGTCGTGCCGGCTGGCGAGGGTGACGGCTCGATCGGGGCGATCCTGAAGGACGCCTACGCGTCGGGCTACAGGGGCTTTGTCAGCATGGAGCCGCACCTCAAAGTCGCCGGCCACAGCCACGGCGAGACGGGGCCCGAGCTGTGGAAGACGGCCGTCGAGGCACTCCGCAAGGTCTGCCGCGAGCAGGACATCCCGCTGGCGAGCTGAGTCGTTAGGCTTTCCCGATGGCCGGGCGGTACCAGTTTGTCGAAGTCCCACCGCCAGAGGTGTCGTGGGTGGCGCTGGGCCCGAGTGGCCTCGACGACGACGAGGGGCCGAAGGTGCCCAACCGGCACGTCGGCGTGGGCGAGCGCGTGAACCGCGGCGTGGCCGTCCTACCTGGTGGGACTGGAGCCGTGACGGCGCGAACGGACGCGGAAGGTCGGCGCATCTGGACGGTGCCGGTGATGACGGATGACGACGCCGAGCAGTCGGCGACGCCGATTCGCCCGCAGGTCGATCCGTCGACGGTCCGGCCGGAACAGCTTGATGAATGGCTCAAGCGTGTCGCCGACGCTGGCGTCAGGCCGGATCGCGTGAACTGCCCCGATCTCGTCGGCCAACTCGACGCGACGCGTGACAAGCCGATCGAAGCCGTCCTGTGCAGCTGCCTGGAGCCCGACCCGCTCTTGCCGCTGCAGTACGAGTGGGCGGCGTTGCATCCTCGGGCGTTTCGCGATGGGCTTCGCCTGCTGGCGTCGCTGTCGGGCGGGAAGTTCGTCTCCGTCGCGGTTGCAGCGGGCCGGCACAAGCAACTTGGCCGTCTGCTGCGGGACGCCGTCTCCAACGACCGCGTGGCCGAGCCGATCGCGGAGGCACCACGCGAGCCGACGGAGGACGAACAGATCGACGTCGAGCCGGTCGAGGTCGGACGAATCCGCATCGTGCCGGTGCTGAACGCGTATCCGCAGGGCGATCCGGTGCTGCTGACGTCGACGTTGACCGGTCGGCGGCTAAGGCCGGGCGACTTGCCGACGCGTGCGGGCGTGCTGGTCGTCGACGCCGTCGCGGCGGTGGCGATCGGGCAGGTCGTGCGCGGCGCTGGCGTCATCCGTCGTGAACCGATCGGCCTGCGCGATCACCGTCGCGACATCGGCGTGCTGGCGGAGGTCTGGAAGGGCTCGCGTCTGGCGGACGTACTGCTGTTCCTCGGCATGCTGCCAGGCGACCCGGAAAAGCCGGGCGACGACGCGACGCCCAAGTCGATGCCGAAGCTCGTCGCGGGCGACTTCCTGCGAGGGCGAACGATCCGACCCGAGTCGCTTGTCGGTGACGGCGAGTTGCTATTCCACCGGCTGTCGACCTCTGCCGACGATCTGCAGCCGACGCCCGAGCCTTGCATCCGCTGCGGCTGGTGCCTCGACATCTGCCCGACGTCGCTCAATCCGGCGGGTTTGCTGGATGTCGAGGCGGAACGCGGCAAGACGAGGCTTGCTCTCGCCGAGCGCTACGGCGCGGCCGCGTGCATCGGTTGCGGCTTGTGCGACCACGCGTGCCCCAGTGACCTCCCGCTCAAGGACATCGCTTTGAAGCTGCGTGGCGAGTTGCAGATCGCTCACCGCTTCGAGCACGACGAGGAGCACAAGCAACGTCCCATCGCGCGACCACGCGGGGCTCGGACGATCTTCTCCGTCCGCATGCCCGCGCCGAAGAAAAAGCCGAGCGACTAGAGCGTGAACAAGCGCGACAGATCGTTGTACGTGACGAAGATCACGAAGCAGCCCAGCGCTGCGAGACCGACCCAGAGCGCGCCCTCCTGCACGGCGCGGGATGGTGCCCGTCCACGAATCTTCTCCCACAGCAAGAACACCATGTGCCCGCCGTCGAGGATGGGGATGGGCAGGAAGTTCACCACCGCGAGGTTGGCCGACAGCATTGCGAGGAACCAGAGCAGCCAGTCGTAGCCGCGAGCGGCGACGATCGTCCCGAAGTGCAGAATGCCGACCGGACCGCTGAGGTTGCTGGCTGACACCGTGCGGTCGACGGTGACGCGGCGGAGCGTGAGGTAGAGGTTGGCGATCTGGTCGCGTGTCTCGAAGACGCCCCACCACATCGCCTGCAGCGGGTTCCACGTCTCACGCGTGGTCTCGACGTAGTTGCCGGCCTGCGGCGACAGCGCCGACACCGGGCCGGACCAGTCGACCGACGCGACCGCCGTGGTCGCTTCGTCGTCGAACGTGAGCGTTGCCGTCTGTTCACCGGCCGCGGTCGCGATGGTGAAGTCGACTTCGGTGTTGCCCTCCGCCAGCGCGTTGCGCATGAAGCGGCTGATCTCGTACCAGTTCGACACCGCCTCGCCACCGACGGCCACGATCGACGCCTCGGCCCCGTCGCCGACGATCTCGCGAACGCTCTCGACATCCGCCGCGGAGTCTTCGCGAACGGTCGTTGCCAGCCGCGTCGTCTCCAGCGCGTCGGTCAGATTCGCACCGAGTCCGTAGCGGACATTGCCGACCATCCGCGAGAAAAACCCGCCGCCGAGCGGCGTCAGCGGGAGGTCCTTTAGCGTCACCATCTCGCCGTCGCGTAGGACGTCGAACTCCACCTTGCGTCCGCCCGAGCCGGCGCGGTTGAGCCACTCGCCGAGCTCCTCGCGCGTCGGCCGATGCAGCAGGTCGCCGGTCTCGCCGACCCGCAGCGTCAGCAGCACGTCGCCGGGTCGCAGGACGTCCAGCCCTTCGCCCTCGCGACGACCGCCCGGAGCCGCCGGAGAGTCTGTGCCGATCGACAACACCTTCAGCAGCGGCCGAAGTCCGCCGAACTGCAGCGACGCGTCCGGCGTGTCACCGACGGGCGTCAGCAACGGCCAGACCTTCTCGATGCGGTCCATGCCGTCGGACTCGCGGACGACGAGCTTCACCGGCCGACCTTCGTCGCCCGCGCGATCGATCGCCGTCGCGTAGACCGGGTAGTCGCCCGGCTCGACCTCGGCGTTGTCGACCGACACCACCTGCTCGCCGGGCATCACCGCCCACGTGCCCGGCACGAACGTCGGCCTCGCACGCTCGATCGCCTCGGTCGCGTCATCGCTCGCCGGCAACGCCAGACTCGGCATCGGGAGCACGCCCACCTGCAGCATGCCCGTGGCCTCGCCGACTTCTGGCTGGACCTGGAGCGCCTCGACTGAGCCGTCGAGCCGTCGCACTTCCACATCAGCTGACGCGTCGCGTCCGAGCAGCGCGATGCCGAGGCGGATCTTCGAAAAGTCGTGGGCCGGCTTTCCGTCGATCGAGACGATCTCGTCACCCACCTGCAGCCCCGCCGTCTCCGCAGGCGAGCCCGGCTGGACCGAGCCGACACGCGAGGCCGTCGCCGAAAACCCGACAAGGCCCGAGTAAAGCACCGTGAACAGCACCGCCGCGAGGATGACGTTCATCACCACGCCCGCGGAGATGATCACCATCCGCTGGCCGACGGTCTTGGACTGATAGCTGTCGGGCTCGTGCCCGCCGTCCGGCACAGCCAGGTCCTCCTGACCCAGCATTTTCACATAGCCACCCAGCGGCAGCCAGTTCAACCGGTACTCCGTCGGCGAGATGTCCAGGTCCGGCTTCTCCGCGATCCGCTGCTTGTACTCCGGCCCACTCGTCCCGCGACGCAGCCCCAGCCCCTTGCGATAGCTGAAGATCGCATTGCCGAACCCGACAGCGAACTGTTCCACCCGCACGCCCGCCCACTTGGCGGCCAGAAAGTGCCCCAGCTCGTGCCAGAAGATAACGAACCCAAACCCGAAGGCCAGGAGCAGCAGATTGAGAATCGAAGCAACGTCCATGATCGCGTCAGAAGCAGGGTACGCGACAACCACGAGGATGTTGCATTCGGCACCGTCACCCTCACTCCGTCATCCCGAGCGCAGCCGAGGGACCTCGCCTGTTCCCGTGCACGACGTTCAAGCGAGGCCCTTCGACTCGCTTCGCTCGCTCAGGATGACGGAGGTGGCTTCCCGCGCTGCCGCGTCCGCTGCGAGCAGGTCGGAAAGCGACGTCGGTTCATCTGCCGGTGCCAACTCGACGCAGCGCGCCACGGTCTCCGTGATCCCGCCAAACGACAGCTCGCCTGCGAGGAACCGCTCGACCGCAACCTCGTTCGATGCGTTCAGCCATGCCGGCACGACGCCGCCGCGACGCACGGCCTGGCGACACAGGCCAAGTGCGCCGAAACGGCTCTCGTCCGGCGGCTCGAAGTCCAGACGCGTCGCCTGTCGCCAGTCCATCCGGCCGCACACGTCCGGGCCACGCTCCGGATGCGTCAGTGCGTAAGCGATCGGCAACCGCATGTCGACGGCCGAGACGTGGGCGATCGTCGACCCGTCGGCAAACTCGACCATCGAGTGCACCAAGCTCTGCGGATGGACCACCACCTCCACGTCGGTCTCGTCCATCGCGTAGAGGTGGACCGCCTCGATCAGTTCGA containing:
- a CDS encoding site-2 protease family protein, whose translation is MDVASILNLLLLAFGFGFVIFWHELGHFLAAKWAGVRVEQFAVGFGNAIFSYRKGLGLRRGTSGPEYKQRIAEKPDLDISPTEYRLNWLPLGGYVKMLGQEDLAVPDGGHEPDSYQSKTVGQRMVIISAGVVMNVILAAVLFTVLYSGLVGFSATASRVGSVQPGSPAETAGLQVGDEIVSIDGKPAHDFSKIRLGIALLGRDASADVEVRRLDGSVEALQVQPEVGEATGMLQVGVLPMPSLALPASDDATEAIERARPTFVPGTWAVMPGEQVVSVDNAEVEPGDYPVYATAIDRAGDEGRPVKLVVRESDGMDRIEKVWPLLTPVGDTPDASLQFGGLRPLLKVLSIGTDSPAAPGGRREGEGLDVLRPGDVLLTLRVGETGDLLHRPTREELGEWLNRAGSGGRKVEFDVLRDGEMVTLKDLPLTPLGGGFFSRMVGNVRYGLGANLTDALETTRLATTVREDSAADVESVREIVGDGAEASIVAVGGEAVSNWYEISRFMRNALAEGNTEVDFTIATAAGEQTATLTFDDEATTAVASVDWSGPVSALSPQAGNYVETTRETWNPLQAMWWGVFETRDQIANLYLTLRRVTVDRTVSASNLSGPVGILHFGTIVAARGYDWLLWFLAMLSANLAVVNFLPIPILDGGHMVFLLWEKIRGRAPSRAVQEGALWVGLAALGCFVIFVTYNDLSRLFTL
- a CDS encoding sugar phosphate isomerase/epimerase family protein, with the translated sequence MLKLSGFADEIGPDLDDQIRVCRETGVTHLELRSVGGENVLAFTPERRKEIMAKLKDNGLGVVSIGSPCGKKPATNDEASLLEMFKIAHEAAVDFEAPLIRVFSFYPHGGEGAGPVEAIRDKAIELLAKQAEMLEGSDVVMVHENEKGIFGDTGQRCLDLMQSVDSPKLRSAFDFANFVQVGDDPADNWPLLKPYTAHIHIKDAKAGSGEVVPAGEGDGSIGAILKDAYASGYRGFVSMEPHLKVAGHSHGETGPELWKTAVEALRKVCREQDIPLAS
- a CDS encoding 4Fe-4S dicluster domain-containing protein, with the translated sequence MAGRYQFVEVPPPEVSWVALGPSGLDDDEGPKVPNRHVGVGERVNRGVAVLPGGTGAVTARTDAEGRRIWTVPVMTDDDAEQSATPIRPQVDPSTVRPEQLDEWLKRVADAGVRPDRVNCPDLVGQLDATRDKPIEAVLCSCLEPDPLLPLQYEWAALHPRAFRDGLRLLASLSGGKFVSVAVAAGRHKQLGRLLRDAVSNDRVAEPIAEAPREPTEDEQIDVEPVEVGRIRIVPVLNAYPQGDPVLLTSTLTGRRLRPGDLPTRAGVLVVDAVAAVAIGQVVRGAGVIRREPIGLRDHRRDIGVLAEVWKGSRLADVLLFLGMLPGDPEKPGDDATPKSMPKLVAGDFLRGRTIRPESLVGDGELLFHRLSTSADDLQPTPEPCIRCGWCLDICPTSLNPAGLLDVEAERGKTRLALAERYGAAACIGCGLCDHACPSDLPLKDIALKLRGELQIAHRFEHDEEHKQRPIARPRGARTIFSVRMPAPKKKPSD